In one window of Microbacterium natoriense DNA:
- a CDS encoding pirin family protein, whose product MTPVGERRIVLEPREVPLGGVRGMNVLRALPHRNLPTIGAWCFLDRFGPADTRMRVEPHPHIGLQTVTWPLVGEIRHRDSIGSDADLRRGQLNLMTAGDGISHSEYSIGDDPIPLDALQLWVVLPDSARHGSPGFERHIDLPRIALPAVQGADAAATVVLGDFAGVRSPATVHTPIVGAEIVVPAGATVRLPLDSGWEHAVMLVEGDVAVAQHPLALNDLLYLGDSRDHVEVSSGGGALLFLLGGEPFEDEIVMWWNFAGRSHDEIAQARAEWEAESAGAPTDRFGVVDGHDVRIPAPPLPDVRLMPRGRKI is encoded by the coding sequence ATGACACCTGTCGGTGAACGACGCATAGTCCTCGAGCCGCGCGAGGTGCCGCTCGGCGGAGTGCGCGGCATGAACGTGCTGCGCGCGCTGCCGCACCGCAACCTTCCGACGATCGGCGCCTGGTGCTTCCTCGACAGGTTCGGCCCTGCCGACACGCGCATGCGCGTCGAGCCGCACCCGCACATCGGACTGCAGACGGTGACATGGCCTCTGGTCGGAGAGATCCGCCACCGCGATTCGATCGGCAGCGACGCGGATCTGCGCCGCGGACAGTTGAACCTCATGACCGCAGGCGACGGCATCTCGCACTCCGAGTACTCGATCGGCGACGACCCGATCCCGCTCGACGCTCTGCAGCTCTGGGTGGTGCTGCCGGACTCGGCCCGGCACGGCTCTCCCGGTTTCGAGCGCCACATCGATCTGCCGCGGATCGCTCTTCCCGCTGTGCAGGGAGCGGATGCTGCGGCCACGGTCGTGCTGGGGGACTTCGCCGGCGTGCGCTCCCCCGCCACCGTGCACACCCCGATCGTCGGCGCCGAGATCGTCGTGCCGGCGGGTGCGACGGTGCGGCTGCCGCTCGACTCCGGGTGGGAGCACGCCGTGATGCTCGTCGAGGGCGACGTCGCCGTGGCTCAGCATCCGCTCGCTCTGAACGATCTGCTGTATCTCGGCGACTCCCGTGATCATGTCGAGGTGTCGAGCGGTGGCGGCGCGCTGCTGTTCCTGCTCGGCGGAGAGCCCTTCGAGGACGAGATCGTGATGTGGTGGAACTTCGCCGGCCGCAGCCACGACGAGATCGCTCAGGCGAGGGCCGAGTGGGAGGCCGAGTCCGCCGGGGCGCCGACCGATCGCTTCGGCGTCGTCGACGGCCACGACGTGCGCATCCCCGCGCCTCCGCTTCCCGATGTGCGGCTGATGCCCCGGGGACGGAAGATCTGA
- a CDS encoding GNAT family N-acetyltransferase yields the protein MTDTTVTRNDDASRYEITVGDVLAGFAEFDLRPGAIRFTHTEIDPAFQGRGLAGVLAKAALTDAASSGDAIVPLCPYIAKYLETHEIPGAEIRWPKAPGSD from the coding sequence ATGACAGACACCACCGTCACCCGCAACGACGACGCCTCCCGCTACGAGATCACGGTCGGCGACGTGCTCGCCGGATTCGCCGAGTTCGACCTGCGCCCCGGAGCGATCCGCTTCACGCACACCGAGATCGACCCCGCCTTCCAGGGCCGGGGGCTGGCCGGTGTCCTCGCGAAGGCTGCGCTGACCGACGCCGCGTCATCCGGCGATGCGATCGTGCCCCTCTGCCCCTACATCGCCAAGTACCTCGAGACGCACGAGATCCCCGGAGCGGAGATCCGCTGGCCGAAGGCCCCCGGATCCGACTGA
- the recQ gene encoding DNA helicase RecQ → MPQTSRDPYEDLPYADEPWGDGWEPSDAPEPMDWEPQGAGYEPPLDWGPGPVTPVAASAAGARRATPSRYATAREALHTVFGYDEFRADQAEIVEQVIGGGDAVVLMPTGGGKSITYQVPALVREGTGLVISPLIALMHDQVDALRANGVKAAYLNSTQSLDERREVERAYVAGELDLIYVAPERLSSPATTSLLQRGTLSVIAIDEAHCVSQWGHDFRPDYLALGDLGERFPGVPRMALTATATRETHKELTERLRLDGADGRAAAKHFVASFDRPNIQYRIVPKVDPRKQLVAFIRSQPSGSVGIVYALSRKSVEQTASYLVAQGFDALPYHAGLPAEVRAANQSRFLREDGVVMVATIAFGMGIDKPDVRFVAHIDLPKSVEGYYQETGRAGRDGEASIAWMAYGLGDVVQQRRLIDQSPGDRTFKMRMGQHLDAMLALCETVECRRQNLLGYFGQDSQPCGNCDTCLEPADTFDGLVPAQKLLSTIVRLKRERNQAFGAGHLIDILRGASTERIRQQGHEQIATYGIGADLSDQDWRSVIRQLLARGILVAQGDYGTLALGEPAAGVLRGEIPVPLRKDTIGRPASTSRARKASAADALDAGDRPLFEALRSWRAETAREQGVPAYIVFGDATLRALAEHRPASLADLDGITGIGAKKREAYGEGVLAVISAA, encoded by the coding sequence ATGCCGCAGACTTCCCGTGACCCCTACGAGGATCTGCCGTATGCAGACGAGCCCTGGGGCGACGGGTGGGAGCCGAGCGATGCGCCGGAGCCCATGGACTGGGAGCCTCAGGGTGCCGGGTACGAGCCGCCGCTCGACTGGGGTCCGGGCCCGGTGACACCTGTGGCGGCGTCCGCCGCGGGTGCGAGGCGGGCGACGCCGAGCCGCTACGCGACCGCCCGCGAGGCCCTGCACACGGTCTTCGGCTACGACGAGTTCCGCGCCGACCAGGCAGAGATCGTCGAGCAGGTGATCGGCGGCGGAGACGCCGTGGTGCTGATGCCGACCGGCGGCGGCAAGAGCATCACGTATCAGGTTCCCGCTCTCGTGCGCGAGGGCACGGGGCTTGTGATCAGCCCGCTCATCGCCCTCATGCACGACCAGGTCGACGCGCTGCGCGCGAACGGCGTGAAGGCCGCGTACCTCAACTCGACGCAGTCTCTCGACGAGCGCCGCGAGGTCGAGCGGGCGTACGTCGCCGGCGAGCTCGACCTCATCTACGTGGCCCCCGAGCGGCTGTCGAGTCCGGCGACGACCTCGCTGCTGCAGCGAGGCACGCTCAGCGTGATCGCGATCGACGAGGCCCACTGCGTGTCGCAGTGGGGCCACGACTTCCGCCCCGACTACCTCGCTCTCGGCGACCTGGGCGAACGGTTCCCCGGCGTGCCGCGCATGGCTCTCACCGCGACCGCGACACGCGAGACGCACAAGGAGCTCACCGAGCGCCTGCGCCTCGACGGTGCCGACGGAAGAGCGGCCGCGAAGCACTTCGTGGCGAGTTTCGACCGCCCGAACATCCAGTACCGGATCGTGCCGAAGGTCGATCCGCGCAAGCAGCTGGTAGCGTTCATCCGCTCCCAGCCGAGCGGATCCGTCGGCATCGTCTACGCACTGAGCCGCAAGTCGGTGGAGCAGACCGCGTCCTACCTCGTCGCGCAGGGCTTCGATGCGCTGCCGTACCACGCCGGTCTTCCGGCCGAGGTCCGTGCGGCGAACCAGTCGCGCTTCCTCCGGGAAGACGGCGTCGTCATGGTGGCCACGATCGCCTTCGGCATGGGAATCGACAAGCCCGACGTCCGCTTCGTCGCCCACATCGACCTGCCGAAGTCCGTCGAAGGGTACTACCAGGAGACGGGGCGAGCCGGCCGCGACGGCGAGGCGTCGATCGCATGGATGGCCTACGGCCTGGGCGATGTCGTGCAGCAGCGGCGGTTGATCGACCAGAGCCCCGGCGACCGCACGTTCAAGATGCGCATGGGGCAGCACCTCGATGCGATGCTCGCGCTGTGCGAGACCGTCGAGTGCCGACGGCAGAACCTCCTGGGATACTTCGGGCAGGACTCTCAGCCCTGCGGCAACTGCGACACCTGCCTCGAGCCCGCTGACACGTTCGACGGGCTCGTGCCCGCGCAGAAGCTGCTGTCGACGATCGTCCGGCTCAAGCGCGAACGCAATCAGGCCTTCGGCGCCGGGCATCTGATCGACATCCTCCGGGGAGCCTCGACCGAGCGCATCCGTCAGCAGGGGCATGAGCAGATCGCGACCTATGGCATCGGCGCAGACCTGTCCGACCAGGACTGGCGCAGCGTCATCCGCCAGCTCCTCGCCCGCGGCATCCTCGTCGCGCAGGGAGACTACGGAACCCTGGCGCTCGGCGAACCTGCCGCCGGTGTGCTGCGCGGCGAGATCCCGGTGCCGTTGCGCAAAGACACGATCGGCAGGCCGGCGTCCACCTCGCGGGCCCGGAAGGCGAGCGCCGCGGACGCGCTGGATGCCGGTGACCGCCCGCTCTTCGAGGCGCTGCGCTCCTGGCGCGCCGAGACCGCGCGGGAGCAGGGCGTGCCCGCCTACATCGTGTTCGGCGATGCCACGCTTCGTGCTCTGGCCGAGCACCGGCCGGCATCGCTCGCCGATCTCGACGGCATCACCGGCATCGGCGCGAAGAAGCGCGAGGCCTACGGCGAGGGCGTGCTCGCGGTGATTTCCGCAGCCTGA
- a CDS encoding S8 family serine peptidase codes for MGRTPLRMAAATTLATLFIASTATAGYAGVEEVTHPTPVEGTPGHYIVVMKSDPLASYTGDVKGLQATKPAEGEQLETDSAESQRYVQHLETEQQSLAQQIGVTPDTSYQVVLNGFSAQLTGEQVDKLRASKDVYDVYPDEIRHPDAQTSTSFLGLGDDKKGRGGIWQATGGVDRAGEGIVVGVIDTGIAPEHPSFAGKKLKKQKKQQNRHKGAEPYTDGTYIYFDKSDGGQFKSLMVEGQEWDKSDYSSKIIGAQYFYTGAEADGFDFQYDFLSPRDGAGHGSHTASTAAGNFGVKASIENVDFGKISGVAPGAKISAYKACYEGPDPAVTTDDICALSDLVAAIDQAVADGVDVINYSIGGGAAKTVLAPEDIAFFNAAAAGVFVSASAGNDGPDASTADHASPWYTTVAASTIPTWEGTVTFDGFAQAGASVSVPFGSEVTGPSIYAGDAAASGAANAQQCLPGTLDPAKVTGHVVVCDRGNNARAEKSQVVKDAGGTGMILVNVPGGADSLDNDFHAVPTVHLASAHRAAVLAYVQGGVDRPVTLIGENTTGVTTPVPQIAGFSSRGPMLADGSDIMKPDVAAPGVAILAATNNAADEAPTFGILSGTSMAAPHVAGLAALYLGERPNATPAEIKSAMMTTAYDTVNADGSKNTNPFEQGAGQVDPKRYFSPGLLYLNGVKDWTAYLEGKGLADFPGDPIDGSDLNIASFSIGSLASAQTVTRTVTSTEKGTFTASVDLPGIDVTVEPSTLKFDRAGQTASFAVTFDNASAPVEQWATGSLTWSSAKNSVRSPIAVFPVTADAPAEASGTGVDGTTAVEITPGLSGDLALDLSGLTPFELLADPDGRVQGHSGDEASGDENKDVSWIVDVPAGTTLSRFDLDSSDDTGSDLDLSVYHVVSPDDLRYYTKWQSATGSADEQVTLTAPEAGTYLVVANVYSTSAPMTWDMTYANVQPGGEGAFTANPNPIAAVRGEKTSYELSWTGLTSGARYLGLVRYADSAVSTIVTVDAR; via the coding sequence ATGGGTCGAACCCCCCTCCGGATGGCAGCAGCCACCACCCTGGCAACGCTGTTCATCGCGTCGACGGCCACCGCAGGCTACGCAGGCGTGGAGGAGGTGACACATCCCACTCCCGTCGAGGGCACCCCCGGGCACTACATCGTCGTGATGAAGTCCGACCCCCTCGCCAGTTACACCGGCGACGTGAAGGGTCTCCAGGCGACGAAGCCCGCCGAAGGCGAACAGCTCGAGACCGACTCGGCCGAGTCGCAGCGCTACGTGCAGCACCTCGAGACCGAGCAGCAGAGTCTGGCTCAGCAGATCGGCGTGACTCCCGACACCAGCTACCAGGTCGTCCTCAACGGCTTCAGCGCCCAGCTGACCGGTGAGCAGGTCGACAAGCTGCGCGCGTCGAAGGACGTGTACGACGTGTATCCCGATGAGATCCGCCACCCCGACGCGCAGACCTCGACGTCGTTCCTCGGGCTCGGCGACGACAAGAAGGGCCGCGGCGGCATCTGGCAGGCGACCGGCGGCGTCGACCGGGCAGGCGAAGGCATCGTGGTCGGCGTGATCGACACGGGCATCGCGCCCGAGCATCCCTCCTTCGCGGGCAAGAAGCTCAAGAAGCAGAAGAAGCAGCAGAACCGTCACAAGGGTGCGGAGCCCTACACCGACGGTACGTACATCTACTTCGACAAGTCCGACGGCGGTCAGTTCAAGTCGCTCATGGTCGAAGGCCAGGAGTGGGACAAGAGCGACTACTCGTCGAAGATCATCGGCGCGCAGTACTTCTACACGGGCGCCGAGGCCGACGGCTTCGACTTCCAGTACGACTTCCTGTCGCCGCGCGACGGCGCAGGCCACGGCTCGCACACCGCGAGCACGGCTGCCGGGAATTTCGGCGTGAAGGCGTCGATCGAGAACGTCGACTTCGGCAAGATCTCGGGCGTCGCGCCCGGGGCGAAGATCTCGGCGTACAAGGCCTGCTACGAGGGCCCCGACCCCGCGGTGACCACCGATGACATCTGCGCGCTCAGCGACCTCGTCGCGGCGATCGACCAGGCCGTCGCCGACGGCGTCGACGTGATCAACTACTCGATCGGCGGAGGCGCGGCCAAGACCGTGCTCGCACCGGAGGACATCGCGTTCTTCAACGCCGCAGCCGCCGGAGTCTTCGTGTCGGCTAGCGCCGGCAACGACGGCCCCGACGCCTCGACCGCCGACCACGCGTCGCCCTGGTACACGACCGTCGCGGCATCCACGATCCCCACGTGGGAAGGAACCGTCACGTTCGACGGGTTCGCCCAGGCGGGCGCCTCGGTGAGCGTGCCCTTCGGCAGCGAGGTGACCGGTCCGTCGATCTACGCGGGAGACGCGGCCGCCTCCGGCGCCGCGAACGCTCAGCAGTGCCTGCCGGGGACTTTGGATCCTGCGAAGGTGACCGGACATGTCGTGGTCTGCGATCGTGGCAACAACGCGCGCGCCGAGAAGTCACAGGTCGTAAAGGATGCCGGAGGCACGGGCATGATCCTCGTGAACGTGCCCGGTGGCGCCGACTCGCTCGACAACGACTTCCACGCCGTGCCGACCGTGCACCTCGCCTCCGCCCACCGCGCTGCGGTGCTTGCCTACGTGCAGGGCGGCGTCGACCGCCCCGTCACGCTGATCGGCGAGAACACCACCGGAGTCACGACTCCGGTTCCGCAGATCGCCGGATTCTCGAGCCGTGGACCGATGCTGGCCGACGGCAGCGACATCATGAAGCCCGATGTCGCGGCACCCGGTGTCGCGATCCTCGCGGCGACGAACAACGCCGCCGACGAGGCGCCGACCTTCGGCATCCTCTCGGGCACCTCGATGGCCGCTCCTCACGTCGCGGGCCTCGCCGCCCTGTACCTCGGCGAGCGTCCGAATGCGACGCCGGCCGAGATCAAGTCGGCCATGATGACCACCGCCTACGACACCGTGAACGCCGACGGCTCGAAGAACACGAACCCCTTCGAACAGGGTGCGGGTCAGGTCGATCCGAAGCGATACTTCTCGCCGGGTCTGCTGTATCTGAACGGCGTCAAGGACTGGACGGCGTACCTCGAAGGCAAGGGGCTGGCCGACTTCCCCGGAGACCCGATCGACGGCAGCGATCTCAACATCGCCTCGTTCTCGATCGGCTCGCTCGCCAGCGCGCAGACGGTCACCCGCACGGTCACCTCGACCGAGAAGGGCACGTTCACGGCATCCGTCGACCTCCCGGGCATCGACGTCACGGTCGAGCCCTCGACGCTGAAGTTCGATCGTGCGGGGCAGACCGCCAGCTTCGCGGTGACGTTCGACAACGCCAGCGCTCCGGTCGAGCAGTGGGCGACCGGCTCCCTCACCTGGTCGAGTGCGAAGAACTCGGTGCGCTCGCCGATCGCGGTGTTCCCGGTGACGGCGGATGCTCCGGCAGAGGCGTCGGGCACAGGCGTCGACGGAACCACGGCGGTCGAGATCACCCCCGGTCTGAGCGGAGACCTCGCGCTCGACCTGTCGGGCCTCACCCCGTTCGAGTTGCTCGCCGACCCGGATGGCCGGGTTCAGGGCCACTCGGGCGACGAGGCCTCGGGTGACGAGAACAAGGACGTGTCGTGGATCGTCGACGTGCCCGCCGGCACGACGCTGTCGCGCTTCGATCTCGACTCGTCCGACGACACGGGCAGCGACCTCGACCTCTCGGTCTACCACGTGGTGAGCCCTGACGATCTGCGCTACTACACCAAGTGGCAGTCGGCGACAGGATCGGCCGACGAGCAGGTCACGCTCACCGCTCCGGAGGCGGGGACCTACCTGGTCGTCGCGAACGTGTACTCGACCTCGGCGCCGATGACGTGGGACATGACCTACGCCAATGTGCAGCCGGGCGGCGAGGGCGCGTTCACGGCGAACCCGAACCCGATCGCCGCGGTGCGCGGCGAGAAGACGAGCTACGAGCTCAGCTGGACCGGTCTGACCTCCGGCGCCCGCTACCTCGGACTCGTGCGGTACGCCGATTCGGCCGTGTCGACCATCGTGACGGTCGACGCGCGCTAG